Sequence from the Exiguobacterium aurantiacum genome:
ATGAAATAGATCGTCATTTGGACAAGCAAGAAATAGATGAAGGCGAGGACGATTGGTTTGCGATTATGGTCTTGATAGACGAGATAGGCGAGCGCGACCACTTCGAGCAGCACCGCCAGCAAAATGCCCGAGTCTTCGAATAACGAGAACGGGATGACGGCGATTAAGCTGACCCACATCAAATCCGGACGCCGATGCACCAAATAGACGGCGACGAGAACGACCGAGAGAATCGTCGCTTCGATGACGGACGGTTGTCGCTGGGACAACCAGCTCTCTGTCGCATTGATCAAATAACCGATCGATAGGATGGCCGCAACGAACAAGTACAAATAGTTCCACTGGGCCCGCTCGCGATAGATGAGGAATAAGACATGCAAGGCGGCAAGTGCCCATAGCGGCCAAAAGCGGCCTTCGTAGCCAGCATATTGACCGATCGTGATGAGGAGACCATAAAAGACGAACCAGGCGAAGATGCGATCGAGTTCATTGTCCCCATAATGGAACCAGACCCAGGTCACAATTAGCCCGAACACGATCAAGGTGAGTCCGATGCCTTGAAAACTGTTCGTGATCGCCAAAAAGGCAGCGAGCGCGGCCAAGAACGTATAGATGGGATGCTTATAAATCAATTTATGCAGGACGGCAACGGCAAGGAAAAGCCAAAATAAGAACGGGATTTGCGAGGACAGATTATAAGTCGAGAAGATGACGATCATCGTAGCGACGAAAAAAGCGACCCCCAATAGACGGAATAGCGTGACATAACGCGACGCCTTCACTTGCAAACGTTCGGCCGCGACATACATACCGATCATGAACGATAAGAAAATGGCTACTTTGACGAGGTCAGGAATCGCTTGCCAATTGGCCGCGACAAAACTAAAGAGGCTGAGTGCGAGCAAAATGGAACCGATAATCACAAGAATAGGCGGTTTGTGCTCACGTTTGCCACCGACCGCCAACTTCTTATGTTCATATTCGACCAAGCGCTGACCGGTCACTTCATCGAGTAAACCGGCCTCTTCCCATTCACGAACTTTTTTGTCAATGGACACCTGAATCATCCCTTTCGGTTAAAAGGTCAGCTGGCGCGTTCGATCAATTCCAATTCTGTTTTCAGTAAAACTTGCTTCTCGAATTCGAGACCAAGTTGTTGAAATTCTTCCATGATGGAAACGTCCCCGATGACCGTATTGGTCAATACGGCAGTCACTTCAGCGACCCAACCTTCACGAGTTGACTTGACGATATCACCCACAACGAATTCTACAGACACACCCATTCACTTCCAATCTTAAATTTGTTTCTATCATTATAACGAAATTATATCGGTTTGAATACGTTTTCTTTAAGTCGTTTAATAAATTGTGTCAAAATTTTTCCAGTCAATCCCCAAATAATGTAGTCTTCGTGTTCATAGAAAGGTTCTCTTATTTTAATTACCCGTTTTTCGTACGCTTTAGCGTTCGCCATCCGCTCAAATGGGATATTTTGATCCGGATTCATCGTCCATTCCATCTCGCCGTGGAATGGATCGAGCAAGAGTAGCGTCTCGACCGGGACGGAGAATAAGTGATCGACCTCATCCGTATGATGGACGTCCGGTTGCATCGGGATCACCCCGACGAACGGATAGATGAGTTGCCGATGTGGCGTCGCGAGCGGTTGCAGGCGACCGATGACTTCGATATCCGACAAGGCGAGCAAGAGCTCCTCGCTCGTCTCTCGGACAGCGGCCTCGACCGGTGTCTCGCCCGGGTCAAGGCGGCCGCCCGGGAAGGAGATCTCTCCCGGTTGACGTCGCATCGTATGAGCCCGTACTTCAAAGACGACGTGCCACGTCCCGTCGACCTCAGTCAACGGGATCAGGACGGCT
This genomic interval carries:
- a CDS encoding DUF2157 domain-containing protein yields the protein MIQVSIDKKVREWEEAGLLDEVTGQRLVEYEHKKLAVGGKREHKPPILVIIGSILLALSLFSFVAANWQAIPDLVKVAIFLSFMIGMYVAAERLQVKASRYVTLFRLLGVAFFVATMIVIFSTYNLSSQIPFLFWLFLAVAVLHKLIYKHPIYTFLAALAAFLAITNSFQGIGLTLIVFGLIVTWVWFHYGDNELDRIFAWFVFYGLLITIGQYAGYEGRFWPLWALAALHVLFLIYRERAQWNYLYLFVAAILSIGYLINATESWLSQRQPSVIEATILSVVLVAVYLVHRRPDLMWVSLIAVIPFSLFEDSGILLAVLLEVVALAYLVYQDHNRKPIVLAFIYFLLVQMTIYFIYVWDRLDISLFFLIGALIVFALSLALWWRSRSRGDART
- a CDS encoding DUF2187 family protein encodes the protein MGDIVKSTREGWVAEVTAVLTNTVIGDVSIMEEFQQLGLEFEKQVLLKTELELIERAS
- a CDS encoding NUDIX hydrolase; the protein is MDKSWITEQQLRDSFSMEENYEQTAAVLIPLTEVDGTWHVVFEVRAHTMRRQPGEISFPGGRLDPGETPVEAAVRETSEELLLALSDIEVIGRLQPLATPHRQLIYPFVGVIPMQPDVHHTDEVDHLFSVPVETLLLLDPFHGEMEWTMNPDQNIPFERMANAKAYEKRVIKIREPFYEHEDYIIWGLTGKILTQFIKRLKENVFKPI